One genomic region from Salvia hispanica cultivar TCC Black 2014 chromosome 2, UniMelb_Shisp_WGS_1.0, whole genome shotgun sequence encodes:
- the LOC125205579 gene encoding protein NRT1/ PTR FAMILY 5.10-like isoform X1, which translates to MDAEAPLVCDTVRGCVNFKGRSVLRSKTGCWKSASFTIGVEMAERFAYYGISSNLVSYLTGPLGQSMAAAAASVNAWVGTSALTPLLGAFVANSFLGKYWTIIAASILYILGLGSLSVSAALTPSDSSTPTRIDVIFFFFALYLVAFAVGGHKPCLQAFGADQFDDENVKEARSKSSFFNWWSFCLCFSVVLSLLVLTYIQDNLSWVLGFGIPCIVMCFALSVFLFGIVTYRFRVKSDERNPFVQIARVFVRAVKNRHAVTNWRAAAAASEVLTCLVIAVCYDYVVFVLGFLIELNGEEVCSMSDIEDAKAILKLLPICLACLPFTVVYQQSTTFFTKQGATMDRHITSNIQIPAAALQAFVPGSIILFVPFYEHVLIPIARAISHKPTGISLLQRIGTGLVLGIVCMVVAGFTERIRLEIALQHWLFDLPKETVPMSIWWLVPQYLVMGVAEVLTFVGLQEFFYDQVPGGLKSLGLAMSFSVVGIGGFLSSFLVSIVDKATGGRGQDSWLSDNLNRAHLDYFYWLLAGLNALSVVLYDVVAGFADFKGRRAIRSKTGLWKSAYFIIGVEVAEKFAYNGVSSNLITYLTGPLGQSTAYAAASVNAWTGTASLLPLLGAFVADSFLGRYRTIIISVLVYILSLGLLSLSASLHSDCKAGANTSDCAPPSLELVAFYLSLYLAAFGEGGMRPCIQAFGADQFDGDDVNESKSKSSFFNWWYFAMSAGSLLALLILNYIQDNLSWELGFGIPCILMLVVLLFYLLGSPTYRFRLHTDAKNPFARIGRVFLNATIPRRGCSDADAEQPRTKFLDRAGCSEGDVRDAKALLGLLPIWFTSLGFAVVFSQSTTLFTKQGQTMDREIFSGLKIPAASLQSLSFFTVIFIMPVYDWVLVPAARSLTGRPAGISMLQRIGAGLFMSLFSMVVAALVETRRLDVAAKWGLVDEAGATLPMSVWWLAPQYVLFGLANVFVLVGLQEFFYDQVPSDLKSIGLALYLSILGIGDFLSSFLIALIESITTRGGHGSWFDNNMNRAHVDYFYWLLAGISAIVMLAYAFIAKSYVYRGRDLVCC; encoded by the exons ATGGATGCTGAAGCTCCGCTAGTATGCGATACCGTCAGGGGATGCGTCAACTTCAAAGGCCGCAGCGTTCTCCGCTCCAAAACCGGATGCTGGAAATCTGCTTCCTTCACCATAG GCGTTGAAATGGCGGAGAGATTTGCTTACTATGGAATCAGTTCCAATCTGGTGAGCTATCTCACCGGTCCGCTAGGCCAGTCCATggctgcggcggcggcgagcGTCAATGCGTGGGTGGGAACGTCAGCGCTCACACCGTTGCTCGGCGCATTCGTCGCCAATTCGTTTCTAGGGAAATATTGGACGATCATCGCTGCCTCTATCCTCTACATCTTG GGATTAGGTTCACTGTCTGTATCAGCAGCTCTCACTCCGTCTGATTCCTCAACTCCTACTCGGATTGATGTgatattcttcttcttcgcgTTGTATTTAGTCGCATTTGCAGTAGGCGGCCACAAGCCTTGCTTGCAGGCGTTCGGAGCTGACCAGTTTGATGATGAGAATGTGAAAGAGGCCCGATCGAAGAGCTCATTCTTCAATTGGTGGAGTTTTTGCTTGTGTTTTAGCGTTGTGCTGAGCTTGTTAGTCTTGACCTACATTCAAGACAATCTGAGTTGGGTACTCGGCTTTGGAATCCCCTGCATTGTGATGTGTTTTGCGCTATCTGTGTTCTTGTTTGGGATTGTGACATACAGATTCCGTGTGAAGAGTGATGAGAGGAATCCATTTGTGCAAATCGCCCGTGTTTTTGTCAGAGCTGTGAAAAACCGGCATGCTGTGACAAACTGGcgtgctgctgctgctgcctcGGAAG TTTTAACATGTCTGGTTATTGCTGTTTGTTACGATTATGTGGTGTTTGTGCTAGGTTTCTTGATCGAGCTTAATGGTGAGGAAGTTTGCAGCATGAGTGATATTGAAGATGCAAAGGCAATTCTAAAGCTTCTCCCGATATGTTTGGCGTGTCTGCCTTTCACCGTTGTGTATCAACAATCCACAACTTTCTTCACCAAGCAAGGAGCCACAATGGACCGTCACATAACCAGCAATATCCAGATCCCAGCTGCCGCCCTTCAGGCCTTCGTGCCCGGCTCCATCATCCTCTTCGTTCCATTCTACGAGCACGTCCTAATCCCCATAGCCAGAGCCATAAGCCACAAACCAACCGGCATATCACTTCTCCAAAGAATAGGAACCGGCCTAGTTCTTGGCATAGTTTGTATGGTCGTTGCAGGCTTTACTGAAAGGATACGCTTGGAGATTGCTCTTCAACACTGGCTTTTCGACTTGCCTAAGGAGACTGTCCCGATGAGCATATGGTGGCTGGTGCCTCAGTACTTGGTTATGGGGGTTGCGGAGGTGCTGACATTCGTTGGCCTTCAAGAATTCTTCTATGATCAAGTTCCCGGTGGGCTGAAGAGTTTGGGACTTGCAATGTCGTTTTCTGTGGTCGGCATTGGTGGCTTCTTAAGCAGTTTCCTTGTGTCCATCGTGGACAAGGCCACGGGTGGACGGGGCCAAGATAGTTGGTTGTCGGATAACTTGAATCGGGCTCATCTCGACTACTTCTATTGGCTGCTGGCAGGGCTTAATGCACTGTCTGTTGTCTTGTAT GACGTCGTGGCGGGCTTTGCGGATTTTAAAGGCCGTCGCGCCATCCGATCGAAAACCGGACTATGGAAGTCCGCTTATTTCATCATAG GTGTGGAAGTGGCGGAGAAATTTGCATATAACGGTGTAAGTTCAAATCTCATCACCTATTTGACGGGGCCGTTAGGACAGTCGACGGCGTATGCAGCTGCTAGCGTCAACGCGTGGACCGGCACGGCCTCGCTTTTGCCGTTATTGGGTGCTTTCGTGGCCGACTCATTTTTAGGCCGATACCGTACAATTATTATTTCGGTTTTGGTCTACATTTTG AGTTTGGGGTTATTGTCTCTGTCGGCTTCCCTCCACTCCGACTGCAAGGCCGGAGCTAATACCTCCGATTGCGCTCCTCCTTCGCTCGAACTCGTCGCCTTCTACCTCTCTTTGTACCTAGCTGCATTTGGGGAAGGGGGAATGAGGCCCTGCATACAGGCTTTCGGAGCTGACCAATTCGATGGCGACGACGTCAATGAGTCGAAATCGAAAAGCTCCTTCTTCAACTGGTGGTATTTTGCAATGTCGGCTGGCTCTTTGCTGGCCCTCTTGATCTTGAACTACATTCAAGATAATCTTAGCTGGGAGCTCGGGTTCGGGATCCCCTGCATACTGATGCTCGTCGTTCTCCTTTTTTACTTGCTCGGCTCCCCGACCTACCGGTTCCGCCTACACACCGATGCCAAGAATCCGTTCGCAAGGATCGGCCGTGTTTTCTTGAACGCGACGATTCCTCGCCGCGGCTGCTCTGACGCAGATGCAGAGCAACCAAGAACCAA GTTTTTGGACCGGGCCGGGTGCAGTGAAGGCGACGTTAGGGACGCCAAGGCACTCCTCGGCCTCCTCCCCATCTGGTTCACGAGTCTGGGCTTTGCGGTCGTGTTCTCGCAAAGCACAACCTTGTTCACCAAACAGGGCCAGACGATGGACCGAGAGATCTTCAGCGGTCTCAAGATTCCCGCCGCATCGCTGCAGTCTTTGTCGTTTTTCACCGTAATTTTTATCATGCCAGTCTATGACTGGGTACTGGTGCCGGCCGCCCGGTCCTTGACTGGGCGACCGGCAGGGATATCCATGCTCCAGCGAATCGGGGCGGGCTTGTTCATGTCTCTGTTCTCTATGGTGGTCGCCGCGCTTGTCGAGACAAGGCGTCTGGACGTTGCGGCCAAGTGGGGGTTGGTCGACGAGGCGGGGGCCACGCTCCCGATGAGTGTGTGGTGGTTGGCACCCCAGTACGTGCTGTTTGGCTTGGCGAATGTGTTTGTGCTCGTTGGGCTACAGGAATTCTTCTATGACCAAGTTCCTAGTGACTTGAAAAGTATAGGGCTTGCACTATACCTTAGTATTTTAGGAATAGGTGATTTTTTGAGTAGTTTTTTAATAGCTCTGATCGAGTCGATCACGACTCGAGGGGGGCATGGTAGTTGGTTCGACAACAACATGAATCGAGCCCACgtggattatttttattggttgCTAGCTGGGATTAGTGCAATTGTGATGCTAGCTTATGCTTTCATTGCAAAGTCCTACGTTTATAGGGGAAGAGATTTGGTGTGTTGTTAA
- the LOC125205579 gene encoding protein NRT1/ PTR FAMILY 5.10-like isoform X2: protein MDAEAPLVCDTVRGCVNFKGRSVLRSKTGCWKSASFTIGVEMAERFAYYGISSNLVSYLTGPLGQSMAAAAASVNAWVGTSALTPLLGAFVANSFLGKYWTIIAASILYILGLGSLSVSAALTPSDSSTPTRIDVIFFFFALYLVAFAVGGHKPCLQAFGADQFDDENVKEARSKSSFFNWWSFCLCFSVVLSLLVLTYIQDNLSWVLGFGIPCIVMCFALSVFLFGIVTYRFRVKSDERNPFVQIARVFVRAVKNRHAVTNWRAAAAASEGVAIEEEGGHFRFVLGFLIELNGEEVCSMSDIEDAKAILKLLPICLACLPFTVVYQQSTTFFTKQGATMDRHITSNIQIPAAALQAFVPGSIILFVPFYEHVLIPIARAISHKPTGISLLQRIGTGLVLGIVCMVVAGFTERIRLEIALQHWLFDLPKETVPMSIWWLVPQYLVMGVAEVLTFVGLQEFFYDQVPGGLKSLGLAMSFSVVGIGGFLSSFLVSIVDKATGGRGQDSWLSDNLNRAHLDYFYWLLAGLNALSVVLYIYFAKSYVCSKRSIV from the exons ATGGATGCTGAAGCTCCGCTAGTATGCGATACCGTCAGGGGATGCGTCAACTTCAAAGGCCGCAGCGTTCTCCGCTCCAAAACCGGATGCTGGAAATCTGCTTCCTTCACCATAG GCGTTGAAATGGCGGAGAGATTTGCTTACTATGGAATCAGTTCCAATCTGGTGAGCTATCTCACCGGTCCGCTAGGCCAGTCCATggctgcggcggcggcgagcGTCAATGCGTGGGTGGGAACGTCAGCGCTCACACCGTTGCTCGGCGCATTCGTCGCCAATTCGTTTCTAGGGAAATATTGGACGATCATCGCTGCCTCTATCCTCTACATCTTG GGATTAGGTTCACTGTCTGTATCAGCAGCTCTCACTCCGTCTGATTCCTCAACTCCTACTCGGATTGATGTgatattcttcttcttcgcgTTGTATTTAGTCGCATTTGCAGTAGGCGGCCACAAGCCTTGCTTGCAGGCGTTCGGAGCTGACCAGTTTGATGATGAGAATGTGAAAGAGGCCCGATCGAAGAGCTCATTCTTCAATTGGTGGAGTTTTTGCTTGTGTTTTAGCGTTGTGCTGAGCTTGTTAGTCTTGACCTACATTCAAGACAATCTGAGTTGGGTACTCGGCTTTGGAATCCCCTGCATTGTGATGTGTTTTGCGCTATCTGTGTTCTTGTTTGGGATTGTGACATACAGATTCCGTGTGAAGAGTGATGAGAGGAATCCATTTGTGCAAATCGCCCGTGTTTTTGTCAGAGCTGTGAAAAACCGGCATGCTGTGACAAACTGGcgtgctgctgctgctgcctcGGAAGGTGTGGCTATTGAGGAGGAAGGAGGTCACTTTAG GTTTGTGCTAGGTTTCTTGATCGAGCTTAATGGTGAGGAAGTTTGCAGCATGAGTGATATTGAAGATGCAAAGGCAATTCTAAAGCTTCTCCCGATATGTTTGGCGTGTCTGCCTTTCACCGTTGTGTATCAACAATCCACAACTTTCTTCACCAAGCAAGGAGCCACAATGGACCGTCACATAACCAGCAATATCCAGATCCCAGCTGCCGCCCTTCAGGCCTTCGTGCCCGGCTCCATCATCCTCTTCGTTCCATTCTACGAGCACGTCCTAATCCCCATAGCCAGAGCCATAAGCCACAAACCAACCGGCATATCACTTCTCCAAAGAATAGGAACCGGCCTAGTTCTTGGCATAGTTTGTATGGTCGTTGCAGGCTTTACTGAAAGGATACGCTTGGAGATTGCTCTTCAACACTGGCTTTTCGACTTGCCTAAGGAGACTGTCCCGATGAGCATATGGTGGCTGGTGCCTCAGTACTTGGTTATGGGGGTTGCGGAGGTGCTGACATTCGTTGGCCTTCAAGAATTCTTCTATGATCAAGTTCCCGGTGGGCTGAAGAGTTTGGGACTTGCAATGTCGTTTTCTGTGGTCGGCATTGGTGGCTTCTTAAGCAGTTTCCTTGTGTCCATCGTGGACAAGGCCACGGGTGGACGGGGCCAAGATAGTTGGTTGTCGGATAACTTGAATCGGGCTCATCTCGACTACTTCTATTGGCTGCTGGCAGGGCTTAATGCACTGTCTGTTGTCTTGTATATCTACTTTGCTAAATCTTATGTTTGTAGCAAGAGAAGCATTGTTTGA